A window of Daucus carota subsp. sativus chromosome 2, DH1 v3.0, whole genome shotgun sequence genomic DNA:
aaagttgtagagaacgaaaagatccttttaaaacaataaaattcaaaattattgaaatcttttttgtaattgtttaataaattacaaaattttgatatcttgtaaaaattcgtaATAAATTCAATCAATTTCAGATTTCAATGATTTTTGATGATTCGGAAGACTCTTTCAATTGcctataaaatctttttttgaatatatataattaattttttaaaaactaatttataaaattcatcagattgaattaatttataaaaaataataatattgaacatataattcaaatataatttggCACGAGGTAGGATTATTTCGCAAGAACATCTTTAAATGACTCTTACACCAatttttaaatccaaaaataaaaaatgtgaaGATCAATTAAGTTCCaaaaaaagtgattttaatATAGAAATTTATTCTCTATCCTCTGTTTAATAGTCACTATATTGTTCTTAACTTAGTTTctatattataaagtatatattccctccattttaaatatgaattttacataataaaggacatatgaaaatataatatatatataagatgatTGGGATTGATAATGGCTGCTAATTTTTCATAAGAAAAAAAgtgttaattcaataataaagagacatatgatatataaataaattatctggAAAAATATCGAgacaaacaaatataaaaaaggtaaaATCGACGGTCTTCTCATATAATATGttgcaaatgatataattacATTGCCACATTTGAATTGTCACCATAAATCATGGatcacaaatttatttatacaaattttctTCACTAAATCAAAATCAAGACTCATAAATAATAAAGGAGAGAAACAAATACTTTTCGTTGAGTTGAGTAATAAACTAAACTTAAAAGAAGACTTTGGATGATTCAGATTAAAAAAAGAGTTTATTGCAAAACGCAACTCACTGGATTTCTGAAAATTCACTTTTAGGCATATACTTTATAAAATTGCATTTTGTGCCCTGTTGGTTCGTTTGGCGCGTCACTTTGCATCCCTCCCGTTAATTTTGACGGTAAAAGTTAAAAGTCTCGGGGGTAGTTtgggaaatttaaaaaaatttattttaaccagatatttatttattttttttgacctTTTAAACGATATgttttgaaaaatcttaaaaaacgaaagttgtagagaacgaaaagatccttttaaaacaataaaattcaaaattattgaaatcttttttgtaattgtttaataaattacaaaaatttgatattttgtaaaaattcgTAATAAATTCAATCAATTTCAGATTTCAATGATTTTTGATGATTCGGAAGACTCTTTCAATTGCCTATAAAATCTTTTttcgaatatatatttttaattttttaaaaactaatttataaaattcatcagattgaattaatttataaaaaataataatattgaacatataattcaaatataatttgacACGAGGTAGGATTATTTCGTAAGAACATCTTTAAATGACTCTTACACCAAtctttaaatccaaaaataaaaaatgtgagGATCAATTAAGTTCCAAAAAAAGTGGTTTTAATATAGAAATTTATTCTCTGTCCTCTGTTTAATAATCACTACATTGTTCTTAACTTAGTTTctatattataaagtatatattcattccattttaaatatgaatctACTATATCTATTATACGAGAACAGCTTTTGTTCCTGAGCAAATTTATTCAGGTAAGGATGTCCAAACCTATCTCCGAACCTCCCTTCCCCAAACTTTATAATTATACCGCTACTTTCGTCTTAACCCCTTCTTTCTTCCAGCCAACCTAAAACTACGTGACAACACCTTCACCCACTAGACCAACCACGGGTTCCATTCATCTTTTACGTTCATGAGGTCAATTCTATTGATCGGTTCATATGAGCTCCATTGGACACTAACATACTgcagttcgacaaatataaaagATGAGTAAGCTTTCAATCTCATGTCTGTTTGTCTTCTACCCATAGTATATGATCAAGGTTTGGGATTCCTGAGCAAGAACAAATTGACATCTTTTATTAAGATTTACATACTTGGATTGATTAGATAGTGTGGTAAAATTATTGATGTTTTTTTCCATTGCTTTCAGTGTATATATGTGCCCAACTGTCCATACTCTGGGTTGCCTGTGTTCTTTGGGTATGTACTTACACAAATTCAGATAAAGGAAAAAGAAGCACGGATGATTAAGATTTTAGAGCGGAATGATGTGAgatgtatatatgtacacataATATCTTGTTCATAAATTTATGTGTTAGGCATTCTCAAGAGAGATACGCTACTAAATGTTGATTCTTTGATTTGATTTTCAAGCTCTTTCTGTTATTGCGGAGTCTTGGGTTCTATCTTAGAGCTTTATTGTTAATgggttttattgaaattttgagtTTAAGTCATAGATGATTCTTTTTGTTGAGTTTGCAGAAAATGATCCTGTTATTTGAAACCCTTACGGAGTTTGGTATTCTTAAAGTGTTGGTGAGGGGAAGCTCTCCAAAGTTGACGTGATTAATGATTTATGTTCTTTGTTGTGGTCggtttttacaatattttatgtaatttaattcttgtttaaatttatttggttTTGGAGTATCTTGGGGCATGTTGTGTGTCAGGTTTTTTATGTTCCAATACTGAGTTTGATACTGTTGACGCAGCTCGAAAGATTTTTAATCTCCCTTTTGTGTTCTTGTCTCTCCTATTttttgttgtgtgtgtgtgttgattGAAGTGCGGCTTAGCTTGTTttgcaacaatttttttttgtgtatagagttttttcacatttatttatttaaagtgATATGTTATATGTGCATACAACATTTTGCCTAATTTTGGTACTTGAGAGAAGTTATTTTTGGGATTGATATTGTGCTTCAAACTCTTAAtgcatttctttattttataatcaGAATGTGAATTTAAAATTGCGTCTTCCATGTCATAGTCATATCCCATTTGGTAAATATTTTTGTGGGATGAATTTTTTCACCAATTGCATATACTTTTGGTTTGGGTCATAATATTTGTACGCGTTTGTTTGCTATAATATTTGGAAAAAAGACCAAGTAGCTTGCAGTATAAAATGTATTTTGTTGCCTATATCACTATACTTAATTGTCTTGTCATATTCAAACTCTCCACAAGGTGGATATAATGATCATACAAGCCACTAGTTTATTGGATGATCTTGATAAAAAGCTTAACTCCTATATATGCTAAGCGAGTTTGGGAATGATATGGTTGGCATTTCCGGAGCTTGTAAAAATTGTACAGGATAACATACTATATTCAAAGTCTGTGGAGCTGATGGATGATCGTGCAAATGCTGCGAAGCTTGATTTTTCAGAGGTATACTACAGGGTCATGTTcattctttttaattataatcattGGACTTTAAGCTCATTTGCTCTAAACTTATACTATGTTTTGTCTaaaagatttttatttattaactttttGGTCCATTTTTATGAGATTAATACACTGAGGGAGTGTGGTGGTAGTAGTCTCCCCAAAATAACTAGAATGGGTAAATGGAGTATTTATCAAGTGCACTGCCGGGCTCTTTGATAGAGTCCAAAAGTGCAGTTAGTATTGTACATACCAGCTTTACCGAGACCGAACTTCAAGTTTCCAGAAAAAATAAGTTGTGAAACACTGATGGGTGCGTGAGTGAGTGACTAGGTGTAGGTATAAAGTTTGAAAACCTGCTTCTGAGTGTCCGATTTTAGTGTAACCACAGTTCTCTCCTGTGGGCGAGTTTTTGCAGGGACAAATATAAGACAACAACCAAacctgtcaaaaaaataaaaaatcagaaataTTATACAAATCACATCTAAGCTAAATGTACATTTCTTGTAGATGCAAGGCACCAGAATTGAACCTGATTAAGTAATAATCAATATATTAGTaatctaattaaaataatttttttttaattccaatATGATCGAGAATGTATAGTTTCTACCATATATCTTGTCTATTAGACAAAAAATTACCAAGATAGCTCAATTTTATTAGGTGATAGATATGGGCAGCTGTTAGCATTCACTCTCTTACAATATATGAAAGGGTTTTTATTGGTACATTTATTAAACAGTTGGACAAAAAAAACTAAGATAGATTTTCAAATGCATGACAAAGATTAAGTAGTCAtacaatatgaaaaaaaatggaTAGAACCAGGGTATTTCAAGTGCtgaagaaacacaacttcaggTTTTCCATGTCCATCGTCATTGTGCTTAAGTGAATGATAAGGATAAATGTTAACATTTACTCCTTTACAATATATCAAAGGGTTTTTATAGGGTACATTCTTTAAACAGTTGGACAAAAAAGACTAATAGATCTTTCAAATGCATGATAAAGATTAAGTAGTCATAGAATATGAACAATACATTAATAGAACAAGGGTGATTCAAGTGCACAGGAACCACAACTTCAAGTTTTCCATCTCCTTCCTCATTGTGCTTACTTTGGGTGTAAAAGTGCATGTAATCTTCCCTTCCAAAAATTGTACTAAAATCTTTCGAGCTTCATTCCTGATCTTATCTTGGCTGCCTTTACTCtatgattaataaataaatatatttatggagCCATGCCATGCCATGTTTTTGGTGTATATCCCATCATGCAGGAAGAGGAAGCATGATCTCGAGGTACTTTATATTACTACTCTATGCACTGATATTGTTCTGGTAATGGGTTTCTCTACCAGCGGTATAAATTAACTCCGCACATAAGTCATGACAAGAACAAAGTATAACTTAAAAGCAATCACATGTGAAGGCGTTGTAACTAGTATAGTGACTATATAGACTAATTGTTTTTATAAGAATACTGCGTGCATACTAGACATGGAGTATTGGTACTTGGTAGATAGCATATGTCACTAGAGAGTAAAGAAGctaaagaaagaaagagatcaataaatttatatattaatcataaaggctgaaaaaaaaacattatcaaTATAAGATCAGAAATCAAGCTCCATGAAATTTAGTACCAAATTTTATAGGAAGTTTAGATGCACTTTTACACCCAAAGTAAGCATAACGATGAGGGACTTGGAAAAGttctttttttgtcaaaattagGTCTTTTATGAGTTGTGTTTTTGAGAGGTTTTGGAAACAATTTCACCTGCATCATCCTGTTTacataatgtaatatatttactatGGGACTCTAATGTGCTACTATTTGAACAAGTTTTAAAACGTAATTAATTAGAAAAGGAACTACAAGGCGGCCTCTTCTAAATTCAAGAAGAATGGAATTGATTtacttaaaaatgattttatccCCACGGCTAATTATaactaataaaacaaaaaagttGTATATTTGCCTATAGTGCTAAATGGTAGTTCAAATTTTGTATGGATGAAAATTATGAACCTAAGCTCACTGATTTCGCTCCTGATAGGATTATAGGAGAAGCTGCATTTCAGTCTTCAGTGCTATCTGCATCACCAAGGTCTTGTTACGTTGCACCAGGTATGCACTTCATAAATTTGGTCTTTAGTAGTGTATGATTAATATGGTCTACATTATGTAATAAAGAAAATGTTTTCCTTTCAACTAAGAACCCATGTTTTGTTATTGAgtatctcatatttttaaacACGAATGGTCAATTTTGAATGCAGAAAATGGATACTGTAAAGCTACATAACAAACGGACACATACAACTTTGGTGTAATGCTGTTAGAACTGGTGACAAGCGGGGGAGCTTATGAACATATATAATCATGGGACGGAGAGTTTTTGGACATTGTTAGTAAAATCAACAAAACTAATGAAGCAATCCAAGTAGTTGATCCTAAGATCTCAAACTCATCCTTCTAGCAAACAATATTATGAGCTATAGATATTGTGGCCAGATGTGCATCTGTGGCATCAGAGAAGAGACCCCCAATATGTGAGGTTGTGACGGCTTTGCAGagtttttttttcaacttctcTCCTTTCCGATAGTGTTCCTGCTTCGCGTGGAGTGTTTGATATGATCCACGTTCAACTTTTGGGCAATGAGTATGAATTGTTGCACTTTGTACATACACGGTAAATTGAGCTTGGAGAGAAAATATGAAGCCAGTAAAAAAAATTGGTCAGACTTGGCTTGAggaggaaaagaaacatgtagAATAGTAATAATGTGTTTGGAAATGTATCTCTTTATTCTCTcccatgcatatataatcatacaAGTAAAACGTGCAAGATGATCCTTCTATAGCATTTAAAACTTGCAGAAAACTAATAGGTTGGTGAGAAGTGTACCATTTGATTACGTTTGAGCACATTATGTTCTTTCTATGAgcctaaaaatatttttattttatatttgtattgtaTGATTATCATGTACTATATAAGTAGTTAAATAACATGAGATGGGAAGGGGCTGCTATGGCTTCAACATGTATGGCTTCAATATTTGTGAGGAAAAGACTGGTGATTATAATTTTGGCTACGATTATCATGTATACATTATGTACTAGATAAGTAGTTGAATAACATGAGATGGGAAGGGGCTGCTATGGCTTCAACATTTGTGAGGAAAAGGCCGGTGATTATAATATTGACTACGGGCCAATATCAAATTTAAAGAAAGCTGTACTCTTCTATTgtaataaaatatcatttatcaAGTTAGAATTATACATTATTTGTGTGAGAAATTACTGGAAATTTataatctattaatattataaaaagtcaTAATTagctttttaaaaaataatgatataatcataatataatatgagTTTTTATACgaggcccgtgccttgcacgggcaccAATGCTAGTTTTACATAATAAAGGACATacgaaaatataaaatatataaaatgattgGAATTGACCATGACTACTAATTTTTCATAAGAAAAAAgtgttaattcaataataaaaagatgTATGATATCTAAGTAAATGATCTGCAAAAATATCGACACaaacaaatatagaaaaaataaaatccgcAGTCTTCTCATATAATATGTTGAAAATGATATAATTACATATATCCGTATTGCCACAGTTTGAATTGTCACCATCTGTCTAGATCATGGatcacaaatttatttatacaaattttctTCGCTAAATCAAAATCAAGACTCATAAATAATAAAGGAGAGAAACAAATACCTTTCGTTGAGTTGAGTAATAAACTAAACTTACAAAAAGACTTTGGATGATTCAGATTTAAAAAATGATCAAGCGTAAAATGGgagaaacaaatattaataattaaaaaacagattattggaaaaaaaaaacagatttattttaattaatctgAACTTAGCGACGCGTCAGTACTTTGTTGGCTTCCGTACCAATTACTACCGCTCTTATTTTACAGCTGGCTTGGCTGCATCAAACCAGAAAATTCAAAACAATAGAATGTAATTTTACAAAAAGTACCCAGAATAAAAAGATACATGTTGTCATATCACACATATATTGTCTTTGTTCTCTCTCCACTTAGATAGTGTTGAATTTTTTCATATGAGTCTTgagttttatatgtatatatgcagATAGAGATACAGAGATGGGTTGTTTTCCTTGCTTTGGAGACTCAAATAAACGATCAAACAAAAAGATTAACACCACCCACAATCAACATAATGATCAAGCTGATGATGATGCTCGCCACTCAggttttctattattttttagCTTAAAGTTTGTATCTTTTCACTATCACATGTATCAGATTCTCACTTTGCTTgatttgtgaaatttgtttagAATCAGTGATTTGTTATGAATTACTTGAGTGGTTGTTGTTCATCTTTTGGTTTTCATTTGTTTTAGTACTATTTTTGCTTTTGATTTCTGTGGGTTATTGATTAATTTGGTTCTTGTTACTTAAATTATAAGCTTGGTGGATGGTGTAATTGATTCAGATATATGTATATTGGGGTCTTGAATTATGTCCAAATTTAAGGTAAAAGGTTAGGGAGATGGTTTAATTTAGATAACTATTTGATGGCAAATTAATAGCATCTTCTATGTGTTTAGGTATAAGAAGTATTTAAAGTGATAGCAGGATAGAGCTTGTAGGACCCTTAGTCAAATGAAGGTCTTGATGTGGCAtcaatgttttgacatcatattGTTGCTTACTTGGCATTTTCGTTCGTGATGATTGAGGTTGTTCAACTATTGTATCTTGTCGTATTTATCTCTGGTGAATTAGATTGAATTTGTCTTTTTTTGGCGGTGATATGTGAACTTTTGTGATAATCTCATAATTGTAGTTCATCTTGTTGCTCTTTACTCTTTGAAGCATCATCACCCATGTGCATTGTATGCCAAAATCTTTGTTGCGAATTTATCTTCTCCTTCTCATCTTATGTTTGGTTCATCTTACATGTTCTTAGAAATAGTGAAAACAACACCAAAAGAAACTCAGAAGAAAGAAGAGTCCAAGAATGCTGTTGTTGTTCAGCAGTTGGAAACAGACCAAAGCTTTGGTGGGCATGGAGAAATGGAGGAGATTAAGGCAAAACCATTCACCTTTGATGAGATGGAGTACGCCACAGAAAATTTTAAGCCAGATCACTTTCTTGGCGAGGGTGGGTTTGGCAAagtttttaaaggaaaactAAGGGATACAAGCCAGGTAAGTTGATTTTGggagttctaatttttttttcttcccaAGTTAATTAAAAGGTAGTAAATATTTTCTTCTTTGTTTGATATAGTTTTTTTGTGCTTGTACCCTGTTTTTGCCTGCCTATTTTACATATTGAGGTTCTTATTCTGGTTTTTATGCTGGAAAGCGTTCAAGTATTTGACTAAATATGGTGATATAGACCTGCAATTTGATTATTCTCATCTTTGGCAGGTTGTTGCTATCAAGAGACTAGACCGTAATGGAACACAAGGCATTAGGGAATTTGTTGTCGAAGTGATGACTTTAGGCCTAGTTGATCACCCTAATCTTGTAAAGCTAATCGGTTTTTGTGCTGAGGGTGATCAAAGGCTGTTGGTTTATGAGTTCATGCCATTAGGTTCTTTGGAGGACCATTTGCATGgtattgattttcttttccacCTTCCTAGTACTATAAGTCTATAACACTAAAGCTTGATTGTTTAATATGTTCCACAactcttaaaaaaatttaatttgctAGCTAGTTGTttggcttttttttttcttgataa
This region includes:
- the LOC108205827 gene encoding probable serine/threonine-protein kinase PBL5 isoform X2; translation: MGCFPCFGDSNKRSNKKINTTHNQHNDQADDDARHSEIVKTTPKETQKKEESKNAVVVQQLETDQSFGGHGEMEEIKAKPFTFDEMEYATENFKPDHFLGEGGFGKVFKGKLRDTSQVVAIKRLDRNGTQGIREFVVEVMTLGLVDHPNLVKLIGFCAEGDQRLLVYEFMPLGSLEDHLHDPSRKSLDWNTRMKIAAGAARGLEYLHDKMNPPVIYRDLKCSNILLGEDYHPKLSDFGLAKVGPTGDNTHVSTRVMGTYGYCAPDYAMTGQLTFKSDIYSFGVVLLEIITGRKAIDNTKSAKEQNLVAWVRRHAHYLRIERSFTRW